In Trichoderma asperellum chromosome 1, complete sequence, a single window of DNA contains:
- a CDS encoding uncharacterized protein (EggNog:ENOG41~TransMembrane:1 (o12-30i)) gives MFKAYTNLAPKTRLGVGVAIIAWGCAGLYLSDKAEEKFGYTPTEEDRSALREMAPKITSVDKSQER, from the exons atgttcAA GGCTTACACCAATCTGGCCCCCAAGACCCGTCTCGGCGTCGGTGTTGCCATCATCGCCTGGGGCTGTGCTGGGCTCTACCTGTCCGACAAAGCCGAGGAGAAATTTGGATATACGCCAACGGAAGAGGACAGATCTGCGCTGCGTGAGATGGCGCCGAAAATCACAAGCGTGGACAAAAGTCAAGAGCGTTGA
- a CDS encoding uncharacterized protein (EggNog:ENOG41) translates to MDGPQYPTNGVNTSAAQTYPSPTAISPHQLQTGSPLPQTLPPLQPHTVAMQPLYGSHPHTPRTPGTPNTPNQNLPSYQQQTSQPGHRPGIYSMAQNPYPHQGYATSAGMMPQATTAVSHPQPIAPAPSGGRGPPVLRPMPPGGIMPQPGVASPYGPGSLMQPNSILQDGEQPTHVVGSQGRRGILPSAPGRPAAQAAGTGAKNTVIPVKDADGKFPCPHCTKTYLHAKHLKRHLLRHTGDRPYMCVLCRDTFSRSDILKRHFQKCSIRRGNPTGASHLSHPQAHVKKNAQAQQKAALENGGDLNHLNGLGNMGGNNIVHPFGIVPVQDGMNGMAGDQSQLSRSSSMGRLDNDADRRNMTGPVMGASQQYAGDVSSTMTNQQMPNYSMPPGQNGIPMYGGSNPNQQPGLDWSQVFQPGAHQPQIHPPNSAPNHGQTQTEIKAEPNLAG, encoded by the exons ATGGACGGCCCTCAATACCCGACCAATGGTGTAAACACATCTGCGGCTCAAACATACCCATCACCCACGGCCATCTCGCCTCACCAGCTTCAAACTGGTTCTCCTCTGCCGCAGACGCTTCCGCCTCTGCAGCCCCATACCGTCGCCATGCAGCCTCTCTACGGCAGCCACCCGCATACACCGCGAACTCCGGGCACTCCAAACACTCCAAACCAGAACCTGCCCAGTTACCAGCAGCAGACCTCGCAGCCTGGCCACCGTCCTGGCATCTACTCCATGGCCCAGAACCCGTACCCTCACCAGGGCTATGCTACCTCTGCTGGTATGATGCCTCAAGCCACCACTGCCGTCTCGCATCCGCAGCCCATTGCTCCTGCGCCGTCTGGTGGCCGCGGACCTCCAGTCCTGCGCCCCATGCCCCCCGGTGGCATTATGCCCCAGCCCGGTGTAGCCTCTCCCTACGGCCCTGGTTCTCTCATGCAGCCCAATTCCATCCTCCAAGATGGTGAGCAGCCCACCCACGTTGTTGGATCTCAGGGTCGCCGAGGAATCCTGCCTAGTGCTCCTGGACGCCCTGCTGCTCAAGCCGCTGGAACTGGTGCGAAGAACACTGTTATTCCCGTCAAGGATGCTGATGGAAAATTCCCGTGCCCTCACTGCACCAAGACTTACCTCCATGCTAAGCACTTGAAGCGCCATCTCCTGCGTC ACACTGGTGACCGCCCCTACATGTGTGTACTCTGCCGGGATACATTCTCTCGAAGCGACATTCTCAAGCGTCACTTCCAGAAGTGCTCTATTCGCCGTGGCAACCCCACCGGCGCTAGCCATTTGTCCCACCCGCAGGCTCACGTCAAGAAGAATGCTCAGGCTCAGCAGAAGGCAGCTCTTGAGAACGGAGGAGATTTGAACCACTTGAATGGATTGGGTAACATGGGTGGAAACAACATTGTTCATCCCTTTGGTATTGTTCCCGTTCAGGATGGCATGAACGGCATGGCTGGCGACCAGAGTCAACTCTCCAGGTCTAGCAGCATGGGTAGACTTGATAATGATGCGGACCGGAGGAACATGACTGGGCCTGTAATGGGCGCCTCGCAGCAATATGCGGGCGACGTTTCTAGCACCATGACCAATCAACAGATGCCAAACTACAGTATGCCCCCTGGCCAGAATGGTATTCCCATGTACGGCGGTTCCAACCCGAACCAACAGCCTGGCCTTGATTGGTCTCAGGTCTTCCAGCCTGGTGCGCATCAACCTCAGATCCATCCTCCTAATTCAGCCCCTAATCATGGACAGACGCAGACCGAAATCAAGGCCGAGCCTAATCTGGCCGGTTAG
- a CDS encoding uncharacterized protein (EggNog:ENOG41), whose amino-acid sequence MDGPQYPTNGVNTSAAQTYPSPTAISPHQLQTGSPLPQTLPPLQPHTVAMQPLYGSHPHTPRTPGTPNTPNQNLPSYQQQTSQPGHRPGIYSMAQNPYPHQGYATSAGMMPQATTAVSHPQPIAPAPSGGRGPPVLRPMPPGGIMPQPGVASPYGPGSLMQPNSILQDGEQPTHVVGSQGRRGILPSAPGRPAAQAAGTGAKNTVIPVKDADGKFPCPHCTKTYLHAKHLKRHLLRHTGDRPYMCVLCRDTFSRSDILKRHFQKCSIRRGNPTGASHLSHPQAHVKKNAQAQQKAALENGGDLNHLNGLGNMGGNNIVHPFGIVPVQDGMNGMAGDQSQLSRSSSMGRLDNDADRRNMTGPVMGASQQYAGDVSSTMTNQQMPNYSMPPGQNGIPMYGGSNPNQQPGLDWSQVFQPDRNQGRA is encoded by the exons ATGGACGGCCCTCAATACCCGACCAATGGTGTAAACACATCTGCGGCTCAAACATACCCATCACCCACGGCCATCTCGCCTCACCAGCTTCAAACTGGTTCTCCTCTGCCGCAGACGCTTCCGCCTCTGCAGCCCCATACCGTCGCCATGCAGCCTCTCTACGGCAGCCACCCGCATACACCGCGAACTCCGGGCACTCCAAACACTCCAAACCAGAACCTGCCCAGTTACCAGCAGCAGACCTCGCAGCCTGGCCACCGTCCTGGCATCTACTCCATGGCCCAGAACCCGTACCCTCACCAGGGCTATGCTACCTCTGCTGGTATGATGCCTCAAGCCACCACTGCCGTCTCGCATCCGCAGCCCATTGCTCCTGCGCCGTCTGGTGGCCGCGGACCTCCAGTCCTGCGCCCCATGCCCCCCGGTGGCATTATGCCCCAGCCCGGTGTAGCCTCTCCCTACGGCCCTGGTTCTCTCATGCAGCCCAATTCCATCCTCCAAGATGGTGAGCAGCCCACCCACGTTGTTGGATCTCAGGGTCGCCGAGGAATCCTGCCTAGTGCTCCTGGACGCCCTGCTGCTCAAGCCGCTGGAACTGGTGCGAAGAACACTGTTATTCCCGTCAAGGATGCTGATGGAAAATTCCCGTGCCCTCACTGCACCAAGACTTACCTCCATGCTAAGCACTTGAAGCGCCATCTCCTGCGTC ACACTGGTGACCGCCCCTACATGTGTGTACTCTGCCGGGATACATTCTCTCGAAGCGACATTCTCAAGCGTCACTTCCAGAAGTGCTCTATTCGCCGTGGCAACCCCACCGGCGCTAGCCATTTGTCCCACCCGCAGGCTCACGTCAAGAAGAATGCTCAGGCTCAGCAGAAGGCAGCTCTTGAGAACGGAGGAGATTTGAACCACTTGAATGGATTGGGTAACATGGGTGGAAACAACATTGTTCATCCCTTTGGTATTGTTCCCGTTCAGGATGGCATGAACGGCATGGCTGGCGACCAGAGTCAACTCTCCAGGTCTAGCAGCATGGGTAGACTTGATAATGATGCGGACCGGAGGAACATGACTGGGCCTGTAATGGGCGCCTCGCAGCAATATGCGGGCGACGTTTCTAGCACCATGACCAATCAACAGATGCCAAACTACAGTATGCCCCCTGGCCAGAATGGTATTCCCATGTACGGCGGTTCCAACCCGAACCAACAGCCTGGCCTTGATTGGTCTCAGGTCTTCCAGCCTG ACCGAAATCAAGGCCGAGCCTAA